The following coding sequences lie in one Xanthomonas hyacinthi genomic window:
- a CDS encoding MFS transporter, with product MTSNSCLATPPLRAVSDPPWLGLSVLLLAGFVTIFDLFVVNVAIPSMQAGLGASFAQIGFIVAGYELAFGVLLITGGRLGDLFGRRRLFVVGMAGFTLASALCGLAPSAGFLIGARVLQGLAAALLFPQVYASIRVNFGGDDSRRAFGLLGMTLGLAAIAGQVLGGWLVHADLFGLGWRSIFLINVPIGLFAVVAARYIPESRAPQRPALDWTGVALVSAGLALLLVPLIEGPGQGWPAWSFWSLGVAVVLLALFHRQQEQRRMAGELPLVDMRLLAQRRFALGALLVLLVYSTSSSFFLCFALLVQTGLGLDPFVAGSIFAPCSVWASCWYRWPRRGWWRAGVRAPSSPVRWSMRFPSGC from the coding sequence ATGACCTCGAATTCCTGCCTTGCGACGCCGCCGTTGCGCGCCGTCAGCGACCCGCCCTGGCTCGGCTTGTCCGTGCTGCTGTTGGCCGGTTTCGTCACGATCTTCGACCTGTTCGTGGTCAATGTCGCCATCCCCAGCATGCAGGCCGGGCTGGGCGCCAGCTTCGCGCAGATCGGCTTCATCGTGGCCGGCTACGAGTTGGCCTTCGGCGTGCTGCTGATCACCGGCGGACGGCTGGGCGACCTGTTCGGGCGCCGCAGGCTGTTCGTCGTCGGCATGGCGGGCTTCACGCTGGCCTCGGCCTTGTGCGGGCTGGCGCCCAGCGCCGGCTTCCTGATCGGTGCGCGGGTGTTGCAAGGGTTGGCGGCGGCCTTGCTGTTCCCGCAGGTCTATGCCTCCATCCGTGTCAACTTCGGCGGCGACGACAGCCGCCGCGCCTTCGGCCTGCTGGGGATGACGCTAGGCCTGGCCGCCATTGCCGGGCAAGTGCTGGGCGGATGGCTGGTGCATGCCGACCTGTTCGGGCTGGGCTGGCGCAGCATCTTTCTCATCAACGTGCCCATTGGCCTGTTCGCCGTCGTGGCAGCACGTTACATCCCCGAATCCCGCGCACCGCAGCGCCCGGCCCTGGACTGGACGGGCGTGGCGCTGGTCAGCGCCGGGCTGGCGCTGCTGCTGGTGCCGTTGATCGAGGGGCCGGGCCAAGGCTGGCCGGCCTGGAGCTTCTGGTCGCTGGGCGTGGCGGTGGTGCTGCTGGCGCTGTTCCATCGGCAGCAGGAGCAGCGGCGCATGGCGGGCGAATTGCCGCTGGTGGACATGCGCCTGCTGGCGCAGCGACGTTTCGCGCTGGGCGCGTTGCTGGTGCTGCTGGTCTATTCCACGTCCAGTTCGTTTTTCCTGTGCTTTGCCTTGCTGGTGCAGACCGGGCTGGGGCTTGACCCCTTCGTGGCGGGCAGCATCTTCGCGCCGTGCAGTGTGTGGGCTTCGTGCTGGTATCGCTGGCCGCGCCGCGGCTGGTGGCGCGCTGGGGTACGCGCGCCATCATCGCCGGTGCGCTGGTCTATGCGGTTTCCATCGGGCTGTTGA
- a CDS encoding helix-turn-helix transcriptional regulator, whose amino-acid sequence MRTLERTRSDLADFLLARRERLTPADVGLPSGGRRSTPGLRREEVAALAGVGLTWYTWLEQGRDIGVSAAFLDNLARVLKLDAAERRHLFLLAHERPPAEPGKTWCVLPPLVRRLMHDLPHPAFVLNLRWDVLGFNAPADALFGFGKHAPERRNLLWLLFTDPLLHERVDAWEEQAPLMLSSFRRDFARATQEADIHELVDELERVSPQFKTWWRKHDVQAPCNGVRKLMIDGHAEPFEHTSLTVDEDRHLRLVVYASAQDQTTQEA is encoded by the coding sequence ATGCGCACCCTGGAACGAACCCGCTCCGATCTGGCGGACTTCCTGCTGGCACGCCGCGAACGGTTGACGCCCGCCGACGTGGGCTTGCCCAGCGGTGGACGGCGGAGCACACCGGGACTGCGGCGCGAGGAAGTCGCCGCGCTCGCCGGCGTCGGCCTGACCTGGTACACCTGGCTGGAACAGGGACGCGACATCGGCGTGTCGGCCGCCTTTCTGGACAACCTGGCACGCGTGCTGAAACTGGACGCCGCCGAGCGCCGCCACCTGTTCCTGCTGGCCCACGAACGCCCGCCCGCCGAGCCGGGCAAGACCTGGTGCGTGCTGCCGCCGCTGGTGCGGCGCCTGATGCACGACCTGCCGCATCCGGCCTTCGTGCTCAATCTGCGCTGGGACGTGCTGGGCTTCAATGCGCCGGCCGATGCGCTGTTCGGGTTCGGCAAGCACGCGCCCGAGCGGCGCAACCTGCTGTGGCTGTTGTTCACCGACCCGCTGCTGCATGAGCGCGTGGACGCCTGGGAAGAACAAGCCCCGCTGATGCTGTCGAGCTTCCGCCGCGACTTTGCCCGCGCCACGCAGGAAGCCGACATTCACGAACTGGTGGACGAGCTGGAACGGGTGTCGCCGCAGTTCAAGACATGGTGGCGCAAGCACGACGTTCAGGCGCCCTGCAACGGCGTGCGCAAGCTGATGATCGACGGCCACGCCGAGCCGTTCGAACACACCTCGCTGACGGTTGACGAAGACCGGCACCTGCGGCTGGTGGTGTATGCCAGCGCACAGGATCAAACGACGCAGGAAGCTTGA